The DNA segment TCTGGGCCGCCTGCTGAGTGTCAACGATCCACTCGGTTTTACCACGCAGTTCCGTCACAGCAAAACCCACGCCGGGCCACAGGGCAGCGTCGAGGAAATCAACCGCCCGGACGGCGTACGTGAGTTAATGCGCCAGAACAGCGAAAAGCTCGGGGAGAGCTTTACCGATGGTGAGGGGAAAACTACCCACTACGAATATGGCGCATTCGATCTGCTTACGGCACTGGTACGCCCAGACGGCGAACGGCTGGAATGTCGCTACGATAAACTCACTCGTTTAACGGGCATCATCAACGCCGCAGGCGAACAGTATCAACTCGAATACGACAAATCCGGGCAACTCATCACCGAAACGGACTTCACCGGTCGCACGTTGCGCTATGAATATGATGCCGCCGGGCGCTGTATCCGCACCACCTTCCCGGACGGCACACACCTCAACCGGCGTTATAACGTCACCGACCAGCTTACCGATGAAGAGGTGACACACGGGGAAAGCAACCGCACGCTGAGTACCACCACTTTTCGTTACGATACGCAGCGTCGTCTGGTTGAGGCGAAAAATGACGCTGCCACCGTGACCTTTGAATATAACGATGCAAATCAAATTGTTGCTGAAACCCTGAACGGCAGGCGGACAGAATACGGTTACGACTCTGAACTGGATACCGTCAGACAGCGCACCAGCGCCGGTATTACAGAACGCTTTACCCGCGACCCGATGGGGCATCTGACATCATGGCAACTGAACGACCACGCTCCGCTCACGTTTGAACACGACCTGCGAGGTCAGGAAACATCCCGCCGCAGCGATGCCGGATTTTACCAGACGCTGGGCTACACCCAGACCGGAATGCTGACAAAGCAGGTTGCCGGAGACCATCACACCCAGCCGGACACCCGCCACAAAAGCCTGCAACGCCAGTGGCTGTACGACCACGCGTACAACCTGACGATGATATCGGACTCGCTGCGCGGTTCGGCCTTCAACAGCGTGACCGCCAACGACCAGATAAGCCACGCCACTTGGACCGGCAGCGGCCCCGTGCCGATGTGCGAAGAACGCTTCACGTATGACAAAAACCTGAACATCACCCGCCGCCAAACGTGGGTGAATGAGGTGCTGGAGAGTGAATCACACCAGCAGCAACAGCAGGGGCGGGTGGTATACAGCGAGCACAAAGGCTGGCGGCACCAGACGCACCGTATCAACCCGGACACCGGCAAACCGGAAGAGGGGAAATTTGTCCGGGTAGTGAACGCCCACAACATCACCTGGAAGTATGATGCCAATGGTCGTCTGGTGGAAAAACTGGTCGATAAAGGCGGATACCGCCCGCTGGAATGGCGCTACCGCTGGGATGCCAGAAGCCAGCTTACCGGACTAGAAACCCCAGAAGGCGAACGCTGGGAATACAAATACGACCCGTTTGGCAGGCGTATCAGTAAGCGCTGTACAAACCGCGACAGACCGGGGATGGATTTTCACTGGAACAGCGACCAGTTGGCAGAGGAAATCCCACTGCACTCTGATGGTACGCCAGATGATAAAAATACGATCCACTGGATTTACGAGCCGGGCAGTTTTACGCCGCTGGCGCGCTACGAAAAGGGGCACCTGCACTATGCGGTGACGGATATCACCGGGCGTATTCAGGAGTTACTGACCGAAGACGGCACCATAGTCTGGAAAGGCAAACCGCAGCTCTGGGGCAAAGAAGAAGGCAGAAGTCAGGAAGGCGCCCCGAGCTGTCGCCTACGTTTTCCGGGGCAATATGAGGATGACGAATCAGGGTTGTTTTACAACCGTTACCGGTACTATGATGGTGATACGGGGCAGTATGTGTCGCCGGATCCGATAGGGCTGCTGGGTGGAATAAATCCGTATTCATATGTACAGAATCCGCTGAAGTGGATAGATCCACTGGGGCTGTGTAAGGGAGATTTAACTCACTATAGTGGGACTGATAAGCCAATGACTAGTGGCGCTTCGCCTAACTCTCTTTATAGCCATGTTGATCCAAAGACCGGAAAGGTTGTACAAAATGCTATATATGACTCAAATGGAAATGTAATAGGCCATGTTGATTTTAAAAACCACGGCATTGGGTCAGGGCATTATCATGAGTTCCCTATTCCTGGCAACCCTGCATCTGGGCATGGTGCTGGCAAACCTCACAACCCTTATTCAACAATTCCTCCTGGTTGGGATAAATTGCCTCCGGAATTAGAACCGCATACACCAATAGGTAAATGAAATGATTAGTAATTTATTAAAAGAAATAGCTAATGGATATGATGGGCTAATCAGGAAGATAGAGTTCCAGTCTTTTGATAGCGCATTTATCGTCATATCTGCAATGAGAGGAGAAAATAGAGAATGGGTAAATGTTAAATTTCAGTTGAATGGACTAAAAGAGTTTTCCGTTAAACAAAAATTAAACTACTCAAATGTTGTTTTGTCTTCTGGTATTTCTTACATGAATATAAACAACACTCATTACATTGATTTTTCGCCCTATTCTGACTCTATGGAAACCGAGAGTGATTTTAGAATGTCTGATGTGTATTTTTCCTCAGAACTAATTGATTACGAGATAATTCCTTATTCAGAGTAAATAAAAAGCCGGAGAGATCATTAGATGTTCCCGGCTTTCTATCTGTAAATTATTTAATTAGTCATTTCTCGCAGCACACTTTTAATATTTTTATTAGCCTGCTTAATATCCCGAAGTTGCTGGCGAAGCGCCTCCTGCTCATGCTTCAGAACGTCCACTTCATCGCGTCACGAATAAGTACAATACAGCCGTTAGATATTTTCACGGTAAGATGTGCCCCGTCTCAAATCCCGCCTCGCGCAACTATTTGCCTTTAAGATGAATACGCGCAGCCAGTTGCCTTTTAGGATCAGCATCGGATAGCGTGAGTAATAGCGAGTTCTGAGGTGCTGCTGTGTGCCGCGCAAGAGTTGATGTGCCAGAACAGCGAAAAGCTCGCGGAGAGCTTTACCGATGGTGAGGGCAAAACCACCCATTACGAATATGGCGCATTCGACCTGTTAACAGCAGTTGTTCGCCCAGACGGCGAGCGGCTGACGTGTCGCTACGATAAACTGACTCGCTTAACCGAAATTACCAACGCCGCAGGTGAACGCTATTGCCTTAAATATGACAAAGCTGGGCAGCTTGTTGCGGAAACAGACTTCACCGGGCGCACGCTGACCTACACCTACGATGCTGCGGGGCGCTGCATCCGCACCTCTTTCCCGGACGGCACACACCTCAACCGGCGTTATAACGTCACCGACCAGCTTACCGATGAAGAGGTGACACACGGGGAAAGCAACCGCACGCTGAGTACCACCACCTTTCGTTACGACACAGAGTGCCGCTTGGTGGAGGCGAAAAATGATGCTGCCACCGTGACCTTTGAATATAACGATGCAAATCAGATTGTTGCTGAAAACCTGAACGGCAGGCGGACAGAATACGGTTATGACTCTGAACTGGATACCGTCACACAGCGCACCAGCGCCGGTATTACAGAACGCTTTACCCGAAACCTGATGGGGCATCTGACATCATGGCAGCTAAACGACCACGCTCCGCTCACGTTTGAACACGACCTGCGCGGCCAGGAAACATCCCGCCGTAGCGATGCCGGATTTTACCAGACGTTGGGCTATACCCAGACCGGAATGCTGACAAAGCAGGCTGCCGGAGACCACCACGCCCAGCTGGGCACCCGCCACAAAAGCCTGCAACGCCAGTGGCTGTACGACCACGCGTACAACCTGACGATGATATCGGACTCGCTGCGCGGTTCGGCCTTCAACAGCGTGACCGCCAATGACCAGATAAGCCACGCCACCTGGACCGGCAGCGGCCCTGCGCCGATGTGCGAAGAACGCTTCACGTATGACAAAAACCTGAACATCACCCGCCGCCAAACGTGGGTGAATGAGGTGCTGGAAAGCGAGACTCACCAGCAACAGCAGCAGGGGCGGGTGGTATACAGCGAGCACAAAGGCTGGCGGCACCAGACCCACCGTATCAACCCGGACACCGGCAAACCGGAAGAGGGGAAATTTGTCCGGGTGGTGAATGAGCACAATATTACCTGGAAATACGATGTTAACGGCAGACTGATACAGAAGCTGGTTGATAAAGGCGGTTATCGCCCCCTGCAGTGGCGCTACCGCTGGGATGCCAGAAGCCAGCTTACCGGACTCGAAACCCCAGAAGGCGAACGCTGGGAATACAAATACGACCCGTTCGGTCGGCGCATCAGCAAACGGTGTACTAACCGCGACAGACCGGGGATGGATTTTTACTGGAACGGCGACCAGTTGGCAGAGGAAATTCCGGTTGGCGCTGACGGTAAACCGGAAGATGAAAACGCCATTCGTTGGATATATGAACCGGGCAGTTTTACACCGCTG comes from the Hafnia alvei genome and includes:
- a CDS encoding RHS repeat-associated core domain-containing protein, with amino-acid sequence MCQNSEKLAESFTDGEGKTTHYEYGAFDLLTAVVRPDGERLTCRYDKLTRLTEITNAAGERYCLKYDKAGQLVAETDFTGRTLTYTYDAAGRCIRTSFPDGTHLNRRYNVTDQLTDEEVTHGESNRTLSTTTFRYDTECRLVEAKNDAATVTFEYNDANQIVAENLNGRRTEYGYDSELDTVTQRTSAGITERFTRNLMGHLTSWQLNDHAPLTFEHDLRGQETSRRSDAGFYQTLGYTQTGMLTKQAAGDHHAQLGTRHKSLQRQWLYDHAYNLTMISDSLRGSAFNSVTANDQISHATWTGSGPAPMCEERFTYDKNLNITRRQTWVNEVLESETHQQQQQGRVVYSEHKGWRHQTHRINPDTGKPEEGKFVRVVNEHNITWKYDVNGRLIQKLVDKGGYRPLQWRYRWDARSQLTGLETPEGERWEYKYDPFGRRISKRCTNRDRPGMDFYWNGDQLAEEIPVGADGKPEDENAIRWIYEPGSFTPLARYEKGQLHYTVTDTVGRIQELLTEEGTIVWRGQQQLWGKEEGRNQEDAPSCHLRFPGQYEDEESGLYYNRYRYYDGDTGQYVSPDPIGLAGGVNPYGYVSNPLKYIDPKGLCKTDGGNKNPHGTYRPDRPLPRDKNGNPIPDVDAPHTQLGTKSGRKGAYTQAREWGRDENGNLIPKRGIDFTDHGRPNEHPNPHQHDYIPNPTGGTPQHGPAKPLEIP